A window of the Plasmodium vivax chromosome 12, whole genome shotgun sequence genome harbors these coding sequences:
- a CDS encoding hypothetical protein, conserved (encoded by transcript PVX_118385A) has protein sequence MEQFIAPRVNKKYLNKFYNKNVRIVGKVLKKEGGELTLQTCDNEEIKCFLSESQGEDKLDQYVEVLGKVNEDDTLSDIVYVQNGGNSLNLNEINNLINLTFLEEFGEIF, from the exons ATGGAACAGTTCATAGCGCC GAGAGTCAACAAAAAATACCtgaacaaattttacaaCAAGAATGTGCGAATAGTGGGCAAGGTTTTAAAGAAGGAAGGAGGGGAGCTGACTCTGCAAACGTGCGATA atgaagaaataaaatgcttTTTGAGTGAAAGCCAAGGGGAAGACAAGTTAGATCAGTATGTCGAAGTTTTAGGGAAG GTGAACGAAGATGACACGTTAAGCGATATAGTGTACGTACAGAATGGAGGAAATTCTTTAA atttaaatgaaataaataatttaataaacttAACCTTTCTCGAAGAATTTGGGGAAATCTTTTAA
- a CDS encoding hypothetical protein, conserved (encoded by transcript PVX_118380A): MQLLGQIFRRYASLRAKLRAEQVSKNMSHSARSRVSNDAYGTHGSHGSHGSHGEAGSPNGVSRRQRERNTKIDAKIYEQLKKKMLGKPMNKLQRKYLNEKRPNFAPIFLDQLKPRMILYKTAIQVSELPLPKYPEIAFIGRSNCGKSTLINELCGRTNKAKVSKLPGCTKEIHFYKIAKPCLLCLVDLPGYGFAHSKEELRLQWNEFTLFYLKNRKNLKKVFVLIDCRIGLKTSDKELLHFFDRYNIKYQIVLSKCDLLNTKDLAIKIQIANEEIACFKNLEAPIIPLSSLKRQNLNELRREIARYQLNKTIVKNNIVMKINDLIEQRRLRKLAAGAISGVGGVSGVGGVGDVSSIGDVSSVSGAVEGQHNRPPGTPPDGGHAEGISKSKGKSKTKTTSVGETLSKDILLSDDTISDALNRWKKKDTPMVDRPFNQFMSSHMKIIISALQEKFLRHCREEFNESDLNIIDDVIEKCGKLGHQDENLANPSTRQINDAEQFCVNNTRGHHNKGTTYMQNKQRKYKKGLQLTEQQMEGDRGERHPGGETIGNESNKDVSEDLPPRGRSHGGASKKIDVKENKKTYVGSSETVSEQTWGADQPVGDNHSSYCSNGLEVPHSVGHKNKTGDYSNLPLLSSIDSMELEKELLLDSLLLSDEKKNNQYEYLHCEDVKMDNLFEAKINQSCSDQFKREDYSKVKENLLLEEEDTYTPEDYASGLKRSKAATQNGDILSSYAFNIKDKGTHQIYEKIKSDAYKMYRSRQLESLEAQTSWGTPGRGKNVHKGEPHTTVRSASQGDSTSVGKGSPICSGSPGELATPQGASPANRENTDMKKHYIGLKTRSSIIKGTKKLKLFGKKRTNDIVHVPTDLATDYFKLSNKTTVYDKRKNSWNYINSKYNKWLKKMTRKKISTEITSPVKKVDVMVRYAQKQESKYKKEKNKLLMRKKDLGMITKPPNHKRGQKISKNFTLSDEQKMFDREAFFKYRDVQK, translated from the coding sequence ATGCAGCTACTGGGCCAGATCTTTCGAAGGTACGCCAGCTTACGAGCCAAACTGAGGGCAGAACAGGTGAGCAAAAATATGAGCCACAGTGCGAGAAGCCGCGTGAGCAACGATGCGTACGGAACGCACGGATCGCACGGATCGCACGGATCGCACGGAGAGGCGGGCAGCCCCAACGGCGTAAGCAGAAGACAGCGGGAGAGGAACACAAAAATagatgcaaaaatatatgaacagttaaaaaaaaaaatgctgggGAAACCCATGAATAAGTTGCAAAGGAAATACCTGAACGAGAAGAGGCCCAATTTTGCGCCCATATTTTTAGACCAGTTAAAGCCAAGAATGATACTGTACAAAACGGCCATTCAAGTGAGTGAGCTGCCCTTACCAAAATATCCAGAAATAGCATTCATAGGCAGATCAAATTGTGGAAAATCTACCCTAATCAACGAATTGTGtggaagaacaaataaaGCGAAGGTGAGTAAATTACCAGGATGCACGAaagaaatacatttttataaaatagcAAAACCTTGCTTGTTATGTCTAGTCGATTTGCCAGGATATGGGTTTGCCCATAGTAAGGAAGAACTACGACTACAGTGGAATGaatttactttattttatttaaaaaacagaaaaaatttaaaaaaagtttttgtTCTCATTGATTGCAGAATTGGACTGAAAACAAGTGACAAAGAattgctccattttttcgaCCGTTATAATATTAAGTACCAGATAGTCTTAAGCAAATGTGACTTACTGAATACGAAAGACTTAGCCATAAAGATTCAAATCGCGAACGAGGAAATCGCgtgctttaaaaatttggaggCCCCCATCATTCCCCTCAGTTCGCTCAAAAGGCAGAACTTGAATGAGCTGCGGAGGGAGATTGCCCGGTACCAGCTAAACAAAACCATcgttaaaaataacatcgtCATGAAGATCAACGACTTGATCGAGCAGAGGCGGTTGCGCAAGTTGGCGGCGGGCGCGATTAGCGGTGTTGGCGGGGTTAGTggtgttggcggcgttggcgaTGTTAGCAGCATTGGCGATGTAAGCAGCGTTAGCGGCGCAGTGGAGGGCCAGCATAACCGCCCCCCGGGGACCCCCCCAGACGGGGGCCACGCAGAAGGCATAAGCAAAAGCAAAGGTAAAAGCAAAACTAAAACGACCAGCGTAGGGGAGACCCTGTCGAAGGACATCCTACTCAGCGATGACACCATTTCGGACGCATTAAataggtggaaaaaaaaggacacacCGATGGTGGACAGACCTTTTAATCAGTTTATGAGTTCCCACATGAAGATTATAATAAGTGCCCTGCAAGAAAAGTTTCTGCGCCACTGCCGTGAAGAGTTTAACGAGAGCGACCTAAACATTATTGACGACGTGATTGAAAAGTGTGGTAAACTGGGCCACCAAGATGAGAATTTGGCGAACCCATCCACAAGGCAGATAAATGATGCAGAACAGTTCTGCGTGAACAACACACGGGGTCATCACAATAAGGGGACCACCTACatgcaaaataaacaaaGGAAATACAAGAAAGGGTTGCAGTTAACGGAACAGCAAATGGAAGGTGacaggggggagaggcacccTGGGGGAGAGACCATTGGCAACGAATCTAATAAGGATGTTAGTGAAGATTTACCCCCACGGGGAAGATCCCATGGAGGAGCCAGTAAAAAGATTGATGTgaaagaaaataagaaaaccTACGTGGGGAGCAGCGAAACGGTGTCAGAACAGACGTGGGGTGCCGACCAACCGGTGGGTGATAATCACTCATCATATTGTTCAAACGGTCTGGAAGTTCCCCACAGTGTTGGGcataaaaacaaaactggTGATTATTCAAATCTGCCCTTGCTAAGCAGTATCGACTCGATGGAACTAGAAAAGGAGCTACTCTTGGACAGTCTGCTTTTATcggatgaaaaaaagaacaaccaATATGAGTACCTCCATTGCGAAGACGTAAAAATGGATAATCTATttgaagcaaaaataaaccaATCATGTAGCGATCAGTTTAAACGTGAGGATTATTCCAAAGTTAAGGAAAACCTTCTgttggaagaagaagatacATATACCCCCGAGGATTATGCAAGTGGGTTAAAGAGGAGTAAAGCGGCCACACAGAATGGGGACATCCTCTCCAGTTACGCCTTTAACATAAAGGATAAAGGCACGCATCaaatatacgaaaaaataaagtcagATGCGTACAAGATGTATAGAAGTAGGCAGCTAGAAAGTTTAGAAGCGCAAACCAGTTGGGGAACACCTGGACgaggcaaaaatgtgcacaaggGGGAACCGCACACTACCGTTCGTTCCGCTTCACAAGGGGACAGCACCAGTGTGGGAAAGGGCTCACCTATATGTAGTGGCTCCCCTGGTGAGCTAGCCACCCCCCAGGGGGCATCCCCCGCGAATAGAGAAAACACAGATATGAAGAAACATTACATTGGCTTAAAAACCAGAAGCAGCATTATCAAGGgaaccaaaaaattaaaattatttggtaaaaaaagaaccaatGATATTGTTCACGTCCCTACCGATTTGGCAACGGACTATTTTAAGCTAAGCAACAAGACCACCGTTTACGATAAAAGGAAGAACAGCTGGAATTACATTAACTCTAAGTATAATAAGTGGCTTAAGAAAATGACCCGTAAGAAGATCTCCACCGAAATTACCAGCCCAGTTAAAAAGGTAGACGTCATGGTGAGATATGCGCAGAAACAGGAAAGCAAATataagaaggagaaaaacaaactgCTTATGCGGAAGAAGGACTTGGGCATGATCACCAAACCGCCTAATCATAAGAGGGGCCAAAagatttcaaaaaattttacccTATCGGATGAGCAAAAGATGTTTGATAGGGAGGCCTTTTTTAAGTACCGCGATGTCCAAAAGTGA
- a CDS encoding hypothetical protein, conserved (encoded by transcript PVX_118400A), whose product MKFFKPKKEHTLDDAYGNLEKSVKSIDENIDKYNKELNIIKQKIEEEKKKKPVNQHAINNLRNKAAIIIKRKKTYESNKENTLGIQFNIDQIKYANDNVQMSIDTCKALESTSKIMKKNMKKVNIAKIEKLQDDLFDYMEEVKEIGEVLSSSYDIPLELDENEIDAELSLIEDSIIDEQVEDNITDYLESDKVEEKEEKAPEQEMPVTEKNTEFVKNKANQSESYYTQKES is encoded by the exons ATGAA ATTTTTCAAGCCTAAGAAGGAGCACACGCTGGACGACGCATATG GAAACCTGGAGAAGAGCGTGAAAAGCATTGATGAAAATATCGACAAGTACAACAAGGAGCTCAACATcattaagcaaaaaattgaggaggaaaagaaaaagaagccaGTCAATCAACACGCCATTAATAACTTGAGAAACAAAGCGGCCATCATcattaagagaaaaaaaacgtatgaaagtaataaagaaaatacgCTCGGAATTCAATTTAATATAGAccaaataaaatatgcaaatgaTAATGTGCAAATGTCAATTGATACCTGTAAGGCTCTGGAGAGCACAagcaaaattatgaaaaaaaatatgaaaaaagtgaacattgcaaaaatagaaaaattgcaGGATGACCTTTTTGATTATATGGAAGAGGTAAAAGAAATTGGGGAAGTTTTGTCTTCCTCTTATGATATTCCCCTAGAGTTGGACgaaaacgaaattgatgCAGAGCTGTCCCTAATCGAGGATAGCATCATAGACGAACAGGTTGAGGATAACATTACTGATTATTTAGAGAGTGACAAAGTGGAagagaaagaggaaaaggcgCCGGAGCAGGAAATGCCTGTcacggaaaaaaacacagaatttgttaaaaataaagcaaaccAGAGTGAAAGTTACTATACGCAGAAGGAGAGCTAA
- a CDS encoding ADP-ribosylation-like factor, putative (encoded by transcript PVX_118390A): MVLLKILKKIKEKQKNLRIIILGLDNAGKTTIVKRLLGEDIYKVSPTFGFTIETLQFDKHLINIWDIGGQKSIRHFWKNYYENVDGIIYVIDSSDLFRIQLCSYELKQILKEERLYGCSLLILSNKVDIENSLKVEQIVHILKLNEMNIDRHWCINECSAFSGKGLLKSFMWLIDDISYRINSTY, from the exons ATGGTGCTCCTGAAAATTCTcaagaaaataaaggaaaagcaaaaaaactTAAGAATAATCATACTTGGGTTGGACAACGCGGGGAAAACGACAATCGTGAAGAGGCTCCTGGGGGAAGACATTTATAAGGTAAGTCCCACGTTCGGATTTACCATTGAGACGTTGCAGTTTGATAAGCACCTGATTAATATATGGGACATAGGGGGGCAGAAAAGCATTAGGcacttttggaaaaattattacgaGAATGTAGACGGCATTATTTACGTCATCGATAGTTCCGATTTGTTCAGAATCCAGTTATGTTCATATGAGTTgaagcaaattttaaaagaggAGAGGCTCTACGGGTGTTCCCTGCTGATTTTATCTAACAAGGTGGACATAGAGAACTCTTTAAAGGTGGAGCAAATCGTTCAT ATTTTGAAGCtaaacgaaatgaacatCGATCGCCACTGGTGCATAAATGAGTGCAGCGCTTTTTCGGGAAAGGGGTTACTAAAGTCGTTTATGTGGTTGATCGATGACATAAGCTACAGAATTAACAGCACTTACTGA
- a CDS encoding hypothetical protein, conserved (encoded by transcript PVX_118405A) codes for MEEVRKRVERGKEKIKQIGKEIHQFDLKKSVEKIFVKKGKEKKLSDMLFLVQYSLKYKNVCKWPNYNDLFVINCNINDNFKSMLQKNGGFVHHYKKVTPDGGADSTPTMNQGRETTLGGSNQSGTANRNAEGDAPQTGEKQIDANSENGLSSKTNKPRSGADRGGQIYPEGTPLTKGELPQNSPSEKHSPNNPPPDNSLPNSALIKKESKFVTHFNDDISPYDKIKLQLFMYFVLNNYRVKILVDALSALNRPINVIYINCPNNKEQKKTFFQKVGSFFTPPYKVGDVFVNNKNNYQPKSKENCSCSELSPIRYSNNPTTAPSKERKSNYVGGYNPISNTIWLCSNNINSYYKLKYILTHELIHAFDFARANIDMYNCHHIACSEIRAYNMSNQCSYFNSKYFSPDHDVFTNFKSPSISATPKNKCIYNNVYSSLNQYKPCANNTHQFINHVFEKCLHDYWPFMCSPEQDSKYKPSKIFKKDS; via the coding sequence ATGGAAGAGGTACGCAAGAGGGTGGAAcgaggaaaggaaaaaattaaacaaattggTAAAGAAATCCACCAatttgatttaaaaaagagtgtagaaaaaatttttgtaaaaaaaggaaaagaaaagaaactCAGTGACATGTTATTTTTGGTACAATACTCactgaaatataaaaatgtgtgcaagtGGCCGAACTATAATGACCTCTTCGTGATCAATTGTAacataaatgataatttcAAATCTatgcttcaaaaaaatgggggattTGTTCACCACTATAAAAAGGTCACGCCTGATGGAGGGGCAGATAGCACCCCCACGATGAACCAAGGCAGGGAAACCACACTCGGGGGTAGCAATCAAAGCGGCACGGCGAATCGCAACGCTGAGGGGGATGCCCCCCAGACAGGAGAGAAGCAAATAGACGCAAATTCGGAGAATGGCTTGTCGAGCAAGACTAACAAACCACGGAGTGGCGCAGACAGGGGAGGGCAAATTTACCCCGAGGGGACACCTTTAACGAAAGGGGAACTGCCACAGAACTCCCCTTCAGAGAAGCACTCCCCGAATAACCCCCCTCCAGATAACTCCCTGCCAAACAGCGCactcataaaaaaggaaagcaaattTGTAACCCACTTTAATGACGACATAAGTCCGTACGACAAAATAAAGTTGCAACTTTTTATGTACTTCGTGTTGAACAATTATAGAGTTAAAATTCTAGTGGACGCCTTATCTGCGTTAAATCGCCCAATTAACGTTATCTACATAAATTGCCCTAATAATAAAGAGCagaagaaaacattttttcaaaaggtggggagcttcttcacccccccgTACAAAGTGGGTGATGTTTTtgtgaataataaaaataattatcaaCCAAAGAGCAAGGAAAATTGCTCGTGCTCGGAATTGTCCCCCATTAGGTATAGTAACAACCCAACCACTGCTCCTTCCAAGGAAAGAAAATCAAATTACGTAGGTGGGTACAACCCTATAAGCAACACCATTTGGCTGTgttcaaataatattaacagtTATTATAAGCTCAAATATATACTGACGCATGAACTTATACATGCCTTTGATTTTGCAAGGGCAAATATAGACATGTATAATTGCCACCATATTGCTTGTTCCGAAATAAGAGCCTACAATATGAGCAATCAGTGCAGCTATTTTAACAGCAAGTATTTTTCCCCCGACCATGATGTCTTTACTAATTTTAAAAGCCCCTCAATTAGCGCTaccccaaaaaataaatgcatatataataatgtgtATTCGTCTCTCAACCAGTACAAGCCTTGCGCAAACAACACCCATCAGTTTATAAATCACGTCTTCGAGAAATGCCTGCACGATTACTGGCCCTTCATGTGCTCTCCCGAACAGGACAGCAAGTATAAACCCTCCAAGATTTTTAAGAAGGATTCCTGA
- a CDS encoding REX1 DNA repair protein, putative (encoded by transcript PVX_118395A), producing the protein MVTAIKGVLVKCDEPTMQIILLMNEDKNFLIEKISETVCLCKENVYDFLEKEVIKQLEYTERHETEE; encoded by the coding sequence atggttactGCTATAAAGGGAGTTTTAGTGAAATGCGACGAGCCAACGATGCAAATAATTCTGCTCATGAATGAAGACAAAAACTTCTTGATAGAAAAAATCAGTGAGACAGTTTGCTTGTGCAAAGAAAATGTATACGactttttggaaaaagaaGTGATAAAACAGTTGGAGTACACGGAAAGGCACGAAACGGAAGAGTAA